In Paenibacillus sp. 1781tsa1, one DNA window encodes the following:
- a CDS encoding metallophosphoesterase codes for MKVAILTDIHGNVPALQAVLADMDSRGDIAHIFCLGDMIGIGPYSNEVIEMLYSRNNMIAISGNHEEAVLSLLQHKGPLEGHKGMAEHHEWIGQHLSAESIKRIQALPKFVEKEVEGRQFLLTHYHMNNDKLDVIDKEPSGTKLDARYQGTAHDLVCFGHHHILHYYRTDQRIYMNPGALGCNDLAIARYGIVDLQEGKIDVKFIGVPYDNREYLQSYERLNVPDRAFILKAFHGNQLEREYGGE; via the coding sequence ATGAAGGTTGCTATCTTAACCGATATTCATGGGAATGTTCCTGCGCTTCAAGCGGTACTGGCTGATATGGATTCCAGAGGAGACATTGCGCACATATTTTGTTTGGGGGATATGATCGGTATTGGCCCTTACTCCAATGAAGTGATAGAGATGTTGTACAGCCGTAATAATATGATAGCGATTTCGGGGAATCACGAAGAGGCCGTATTGAGTTTGCTGCAACATAAGGGTCCATTAGAAGGGCATAAAGGCATGGCTGAACACCACGAATGGATAGGTCAACATTTGAGTGCGGAATCGATCAAGAGAATACAAGCTCTACCGAAATTTGTTGAAAAAGAGGTAGAAGGACGTCAGTTCCTTTTGACTCACTATCATATGAACAACGACAAGCTGGATGTTATCGATAAAGAACCATCCGGGACCAAATTGGACGCAAGGTATCAGGGAACGGCTCATGATTTGGTTTGTTTTGGTCATCATCACATTCTTCATTATTATAGGACAGATCAACGAATCTATATGAACCCGGGAGCTTTAGGCTGTAATGATCTCGCCATTGCCAGATACGGAATCGTGGATCTCCAAGAGGGGAAAATCGATGTGAAATTCATTGGCGTTCCATATGACAACAGAGAGTATCTGCAGTCGTATGAACGGTTGAACGTTCCGGATCGAGCTTTTATTTTGAAGGCATTTCATGGGAATCAGTTGGAGAGAGAGTACGGTGGAGAGTGA
- a CDS encoding N-acetyltransferase, whose protein sequence is MSLTEWSTDILQYDLSDEYSIRRADFAEWGLYCTVYYDMRYVGFFREEEFSSSKISAYWIYKGESKIGGVRMEPNRMYHLFFIPPFQQCFEVLKLLKYTLVQWSDRTKRILTFEILPDQVDLFARAGFWPVEFRCRWMQRPTDHFDIEWDSRVTVKSPEIIESETGNRRYVNEDEIARCDLESFAGSLEATRRKHTTLADFIPSDDPNYTNEILTQASTLVYDKETGQLIANCRLCLQDNQAAVYSIGVRPAYRGRGLATLMLQRALNELKGKYPVLRLYVMQGNDAESVYLNLGFIPGVQEIQTMYIPEEESQ, encoded by the coding sequence ATGAGTTTAACGGAGTGGTCCACAGATATACTTCAATATGATCTGTCGGATGAATACTCGATTCGCAGAGCTGATTTTGCCGAATGGGGATTATATTGTACGGTTTATTATGATATGCGTTATGTCGGATTTTTCAGGGAGGAAGAGTTCAGTTCTTCCAAGATCAGTGCCTACTGGATTTACAAAGGGGAAAGCAAAATAGGTGGCGTGAGAATGGAGCCTAACCGGATGTATCATTTGTTTTTTATCCCGCCATTCCAGCAGTGCTTTGAGGTATTGAAACTTCTGAAGTATACATTAGTACAGTGGTCGGATCGCACCAAACGCATTCTGACCTTTGAGATCCTTCCGGACCAAGTCGATCTGTTCGCCCGAGCTGGGTTCTGGCCAGTGGAGTTCAGATGTCGCTGGATGCAGCGGCCTACAGATCACTTTGACATCGAATGGGACAGCAGGGTAACCGTGAAGAGTCCAGAGATTATCGAGAGCGAAACCGGCAACAGAAGATATGTGAATGAAGATGAGATTGCCAGATGTGACCTGGAGAGTTTTGCAGGAAGTCTTGAAGCTACACGAAGAAAACATACAACGCTTGCAGATTTTATTCCAAGCGATGACCCTAATTATACGAATGAGATTCTAACTCAGGCCTCTACACTTGTATACGATAAAGAGACGGGGCAGCTTATTGCCAACTGTCGTCTTTGTCTGCAGGATAATCAGGCTGCCGTATATAGCATAGGGGTTCGGCCGGCATATAGAGGCAGAGGGCTTGCTACACTGATGTTACAGAGAGCTTTGAATGAACTTAAGGGTAAATATCCCGTGCTGCGATTGTATGTGATGCAAGGGAATGATGCGGAGTCCGTATATCTGAATCTGGGCTTTATTCCAGGCGTACAGGAGATTCAGACGATGTATATCCCAGAGGAGGAGTCTCAATGA
- a CDS encoding DUF1361 domain-containing protein, with protein MKDNKHPVQDPRLIVTLLVATLCCLGVVMYLRAQTDTNMYRFLSWDMFLAWVPFIISSCIRYIFHKKVTTTSVICMWLMCAVWLFFLPNAAYLFTEILHSFRYFDAQGEVRFWVNIDFWYGLTLTFAVANIGLLLSTCSIIQIHGMLNQLVNKYISMMVIGVILLLSSIGVYIGRFNRWNSWDVLSRPGRIFEDIVNDFNAANSMMVEFVAIVFTVQLFGYVIVSLLTARSRS; from the coding sequence ATGAAAGATAACAAACATCCGGTGCAAGATCCCCGACTCATCGTTACTTTGCTCGTGGCTACTCTTTGTTGTTTAGGTGTTGTGATGTATTTACGGGCCCAAACAGATACGAATATGTATCGCTTTTTAAGTTGGGATATGTTCCTGGCATGGGTGCCATTCATTATCTCATCCTGCATTAGATACATATTTCATAAGAAAGTAACCACAACGAGCGTTATATGTATGTGGTTGATGTGTGCAGTATGGCTCTTTTTTCTGCCCAATGCGGCCTACCTTTTTACGGAGATTCTGCATTCATTCCGATATTTTGATGCTCAAGGAGAGGTTAGATTTTGGGTTAATATTGATTTTTGGTATGGACTCACCCTGACGTTTGCCGTAGCGAACATCGGATTGCTGCTCTCGACTTGTTCGATTATTCAAATCCACGGCATGTTAAACCAATTAGTTAATAAGTACATTAGTATGATGGTTATCGGTGTTATTTTGCTATTGAGCAGTATCGGGGTCTACATTGGCAGATTTAATCGGTGGAATTCGTGGGATGTATTATCCAGGCCCGGGAGGATATTCGAGGATATTGTGAATGATTTTAATGCAGCGAACAGCATGATGGTTGAGTTTGTTGCCATTGTATTTACGGTTCAACTTTTTGGATACGTTATCGTATCTTTGCTAACCGCAAGGTCTAGAAGTTAA
- a CDS encoding GNAT family N-acetyltransferase encodes MIREAEARDAAVIERLYTELLPNNLNTKVLAERIEEVRNNPNSFLFVYELGDQVIGTAHLHICLDALVENRPFGVVERVIITEHVQSKGYGSELMKHIEHVCVQKNCVKVFLTSGSSRNEAHHFYTKLGYNGESSKVFKKYL; translated from the coding sequence ATGATAAGAGAAGCAGAAGCTAGGGATGCAGCGGTTATCGAAAGACTGTATACAGAATTATTGCCAAACAACTTAAACACGAAGGTACTGGCAGAACGGATTGAAGAGGTTCGGAATAACCCAAACAGTTTCTTGTTTGTGTATGAACTGGGTGATCAGGTGATCGGCACGGCTCATTTACATATTTGTCTGGATGCTTTGGTGGAAAATAGACCATTTGGCGTAGTTGAGCGGGTTATCATTACGGAACATGTGCAGAGCAAGGGATATGGATCTGAATTGATGAAACATATAGAGCATGTATGTGTGCAGAAAAATTGTGTGAAGGTGTTTCTTACGAGCGGATCATCCAGAAACGAAGCACACCACTTTTACACGAAATTGGGGTACAACGGAGAATCCAGCAAGGTATTTAAAAAGTATTTATAA